A single genomic interval of Syntrophobotulus glycolicus DSM 8271 harbors:
- a CDS encoding helix-turn-helix domain-containing protein has translation MKSAMVLRQIDDYDIILREQFGFSCVKEKCGQTYRIPADIGQGFIRNVFPNEDIGLSIMHMKLKRPLMMNYEDYDSKFETTCCLKGRIVYNETGVIDTQLSQNEMGIYIKQSSRGMMMFPSGEEILAVSLLGQNRFWNNLPYKEESVIQPLGEKSHLANVLMRPRTPGVQLYNLFGQLANNSLDPSLRLSFYEGGAKLILSSLWQAYVIDPLTKNIKNTDLSADRAALFDARDILTEQYMKPPTIPELARMVALNEYRLKRGFKELFGKTVHEFTQGLKMSNAKALLENREMNISQIAYEVGYLNVSHFTRAFRKVHGMNPSDLRF, from the coding sequence ATGAAATCTGCAATGGTTTTACGACAAATAGATGATTATGACATAATCCTGCGGGAACAGTTTGGATTTTCATGCGTTAAAGAAAAGTGCGGGCAAACATATCGCATCCCTGCGGACATAGGCCAAGGCTTTATTCGCAATGTTTTTCCAAATGAAGATATCGGCTTATCTATCATGCATATGAAATTGAAACGGCCTTTGATGATGAACTATGAGGACTACGATTCGAAATTTGAAACGACCTGCTGTTTGAAGGGACGGATTGTATACAACGAGACAGGGGTTATTGATACACAGCTTTCGCAAAACGAAATGGGAATCTACATTAAGCAAAGCAGCCGTGGCATGATGATGTTTCCGTCCGGGGAGGAAATTTTGGCCGTTTCCTTGCTTGGACAAAATCGTTTTTGGAATAATCTGCCCTATAAGGAGGAGAGTGTGATTCAGCCGCTTGGCGAAAAATCGCATTTAGCCAATGTCCTGATGAGGCCTCGTACTCCAGGTGTGCAGTTATACAATCTTTTCGGACAGCTCGCAAATAATTCTCTTGATCCGTCCTTGCGCCTCTCTTTTTACGAGGGCGGAGCAAAACTAATTCTCTCTTCATTATGGCAGGCATATGTTATCGATCCCTTGACGAAAAACATAAAAAATACTGATCTTTCGGCCGACCGCGCCGCTCTGTTTGATGCGCGTGATATTCTCACTGAGCAATATATGAAGCCGCCTACCATACCGGAGCTCGCAAGAATGGTTGCCCTGAATGAATATCGTCTGAAGCGGGGGTTCAAGGAATTGTTCGGGAAAACCGTTCACGAATTTACACAGGGCTTGAAAATGTCAAACGCGAAGGCTTTACTGGAAAACAGGGAAATGAATATCAGTCAGATTGCCTATGAGGTGGGGTATTTAAATGTAAGTCATTTTACGAGAGCCTTCCGAAAGGTACATGGCATGAATCCCAGCGATTTGCGCTTTTGA
- a CDS encoding ABC transporter ATP-binding protein: MNNDIVLSVKGLHIAYPGEETKIQDITFSVRRGAVFGLAGESGSGKSSICKAILGLLENRTSIFSGSIRFCGRELTDLSGDQHRAINGKDIGYIMQNPMAAFDPCLKISAHFSETIRAHLPCSKRDALCLGLEMLERVGLSHADRMMNSYPGSLSGGMLQRIMTAIAISMNPILIIADEPTTALDTQSRETVLDLLSFVMREYCPAMLLVSHDMNLMEKMAEDIAIMYQGRIVESGSVKRVLENPQHEYTCQLIEASRFTWEEGRC, translated from the coding sequence ATGAATAATGATATTGTGCTTAGCGTGAAAGGCTTACATATTGCATATCCCGGAGAGGAAACCAAAATACAGGATATTACCTTCTCTGTACGGCGGGGCGCAGTTTTTGGTTTGGCCGGTGAAAGCGGAAGTGGAAAAAGTTCCATCTGCAAGGCGATATTGGGTTTATTAGAAAACAGGACTTCAATTTTCAGCGGGAGTATCCGGTTTTGCGGGCGCGAACTCACGGATTTATCCGGTGACCAACACAGAGCAATTAACGGAAAGGATATCGGATATATTATGCAAAATCCGATGGCTGCATTTGATCCCTGCCTGAAAATCAGCGCGCATTTTTCTGAAACGATACGCGCACACCTGCCATGCAGCAAACGGGACGCGCTCTGCCTGGGCCTTGAAATGCTTGAGCGGGTAGGTCTTTCTCATGCCGACAGGATGATGAACAGCTATCCCGGCAGCTTGAGCGGCGGTATGCTCCAGAGGATCATGACCGCAATAGCAATTTCCATGAATCCAATTTTGATTATCGCGGATGAGCCAACAACTGCTCTCGATACCCAAAGCCGCGAAACTGTGCTGGATCTTTTATCTTTTGTTATGCGCGAGTATTGCCCCGCTATGCTGCTCGTGTCCCACGATATGAACCTGATGGAAAAAATGGCGGAAGACATCGCAATTATGTATCAAGGCCGAATTGTGGAAAGCGGGTCTGTCAAACGTGTCTTGGAAAACCCTCAGCATGAATATACCTGCCAGCTTATAGAAGCAAGCAGATTCACATGGGAGGAAGGCCGATGCTAA
- a CDS encoding ABC transporter permease, with product MTAIFIIKRACYLLLVLFCISFLSFLLANISPVDPAEAYARHISMTASEQSIEKYREEMGFHRSVPEQYLSWLGQVVRLDFGSSYITKKPVLQEMETALPTTLLIAGSAAVFILVLAVPLGILSSHDEGKIPDKIIGGLSFLSVSIPSYFVGLLFLMLFGMKLHLFPVIGHGNLVSIIFAAFVLALPMIGSLIRILRSLLLENREKEYIQYAKARGISKKNIMVRHLLRNAAPSCITMFGQNIGYLIAGTAIVETIFSTPGLGQYALTAAFNRDFPVINGYIVLMALFFVLCNLSAEIISTLLNPSLRRDCR from the coding sequence ATTACGGCAATATTTATTATCAAGAGAGCATGCTATCTTCTCCTTGTACTGTTTTGTATTTCTTTCCTTTCTTTCCTACTTGCCAATATATCGCCGGTCGACCCTGCGGAAGCGTATGCACGGCACATTTCCATGACTGCCAGTGAACAAAGCATAGAGAAATATCGTGAGGAAATGGGATTTCACAGGTCCGTCCCAGAGCAGTATCTGTCATGGTTGGGGCAGGTAGTGCGGCTGGATTTTGGCAGTTCCTACATTACAAAAAAACCCGTATTGCAGGAGATGGAGACGGCTTTACCTACAACACTGCTTATTGCTGGTTCTGCAGCAGTGTTTATTCTTGTATTGGCTGTGCCTTTGGGCATTCTGTCTTCGCACGATGAAGGCAAAATACCGGATAAAATCATCGGCGGATTGTCTTTCCTCAGTGTTTCTATCCCCAGCTATTTTGTGGGGTTATTGTTCCTGATGCTTTTTGGAATGAAGCTGCACTTGTTTCCCGTGATCGGACACGGAAATCTTGTTAGCATTATTTTTGCAGCATTTGTTCTGGCCTTACCGATGATCGGTTCCTTAATCCGCATTTTGCGTTCGCTTCTGCTGGAAAACAGGGAAAAGGAATACATCCAATATGCTAAAGCCAGGGGAATCAGCAAGAAAAACATTATGGTGCGGCATTTATTGCGCAATGCGGCGCCATCCTGCATAACGATGTTTGGCCAAAATATTGGTTATTTGATTGCCGGTACAGCCATTGTCGAAACAATATTCTCCACGCCGGGCCTCGGCCAATATGCGCTGACTGCAGCCTTCAACCGGGATTTTCCTGTCATCAACGGCTATATCGTTTTAATGGCTCTGTTTTTTGTGCTTTGTAATCTCTCAGCGGAGATCATCAGTACACTGCTGAATCCGAGTTTGCGGAGGGATTGCCGATGA
- a CDS encoding ABC transporter permease, with translation MRAKRKSPGFGVSIVMVVFIVFVMTFAGILAPNDPEKIDMSLRFSAPSTQMPLGADTYGRCVLSRLLYGTRYSIGLAALIIGAVVPLAVTLGLTAAYKGGVADRLFLLSCDISMAMPPTVLVLAIMGVMGNGISNLLFISIFSYWGWYGRMLRSYAQTELGKGYVVYAKTGGTSSAGIMLYHILPNILPNLIVLLSIGIGDAILMISGFSFLGIGLPPGTPEWGAMLAESKSTLLQAPQFAVYPGICVLFTVCAFNLLGEGLRFELSPYRKGPDYE, from the coding sequence ATGAGAGCTAAAAGAAAAAGTCCTGGGTTTGGGGTCAGTATTGTTATGGTGGTTTTTATCGTTTTTGTGATGACATTCGCTGGGATACTGGCCCCAAACGACCCTGAAAAAATCGATATGTCCCTCCGCTTTTCTGCGCCATCGACTCAGATGCCGCTTGGCGCGGACACCTATGGTCGATGTGTGTTGTCAAGGCTGCTCTATGGCACTCGATACTCCATCGGACTGGCTGCCTTGATTATCGGCGCAGTCGTTCCACTGGCCGTTACTCTCGGTCTTACTGCCGCTTATAAAGGAGGAGTCGCGGATCGTCTTTTTCTGCTGTCCTGCGATATCAGTATGGCAATGCCGCCTACTGTTCTTGTTCTGGCGATTATGGGCGTAATGGGAAATGGGATAAGCAATCTGTTGTTCATCTCCATTTTTTCCTATTGGGGGTGGTATGGGAGGATGTTACGGAGCTATGCACAGACAGAGCTTGGAAAAGGTTATGTGGTGTATGCGAAAACAGGAGGCACATCAAGCGCAGGTATTATGTTGTACCATATTCTGCCGAATATTTTGCCCAACCTCATTGTCCTTTTGTCCATTGGAATCGGGGACGCCATCCTGATGATTTCCGGTTTTTCGTTTTTAGGAATCGGATTGCCGCCTGGCACACCGGAGTGGGGAGCGATGCTGGCTGAATCTAAAAGCACTTTATTGCAAGCTCCACAGTTTGCTGTCTATCCGGGAATTTGCGTGCTGTTTACGGTCTGCGCATTCAACCTTTTGGGGGAAGGACTGCGCTTTGAGCTTTCACCTTACCGAAAGGGGCCGGACTATGAATAA
- a CDS encoding PstS family phosphate ABC transporter substrate-binding protein — MNSAWKVLISVLASATVLFGGFIVLLIVAFTGKDVFYQALVIVSAVVIWLFVIIQIWGLFKPKVRRIALGVTVSAVLLTVTAYEINKAYDNSIEEVNEQGVDLSLYDPFREDTLAVPLIEPSSLKIAGNPPRIDGATALYPLYSAFAKAVYPAENTAESNGLDDEKGKDGVAFAKMANEIVACTNTRNAYGRLIEGEADIIFVAGPSAEQLQMARESNVELKLTPIGREAFVFFVNAQNPVSALSITDIQGIYSGKIKNWRDLGGQNTKIRAFQRPENSGSQTALIKFMGDIPLTTPPQKNVATGMGEIVQRVSSYKNYDNAIGYSFLFFATEMVNDNKIKLLAVNGVAPTRENVANETYPYVAEFYAVTAGTKNPNVEKFIEWIRSDQGQYLVEKTGYTPLRSTDKSP; from the coding sequence TTGAACTCAGCATGGAAAGTATTAATTAGCGTTCTCGCTTCTGCCACAGTTTTGTTTGGCGGATTTATTGTTCTGCTTATCGTTGCCTTTACCGGGAAAGATGTTTTTTACCAGGCATTGGTTATCGTTAGTGCTGTGGTCATATGGTTATTCGTTATCATACAGATTTGGGGACTGTTTAAGCCGAAAGTAAGACGAATCGCGTTAGGGGTGACGGTTTCCGCAGTACTTTTAACCGTTACTGCGTATGAAATCAATAAAGCATATGACAACAGCATTGAGGAAGTCAATGAACAAGGCGTCGATCTATCGCTATATGATCCATTTCGGGAGGACACGCTGGCCGTACCGTTAATTGAACCATCGTCGCTGAAAATAGCGGGCAATCCGCCCAGAATAGATGGGGCCACCGCCCTTTATCCTCTGTACTCGGCCTTTGCAAAGGCTGTTTATCCGGCAGAGAATACCGCTGAGTCTAACGGTCTTGATGATGAAAAGGGCAAAGATGGGGTGGCTTTCGCTAAAATGGCCAATGAGATAGTTGCCTGTACGAACACCCGCAATGCATACGGGCGGTTGATTGAAGGAGAAGCAGACATCATCTTTGTGGCTGGGCCTTCAGCGGAACAGCTTCAAATGGCGAGAGAATCAAATGTGGAATTGAAATTGACTCCTATCGGCCGTGAAGCGTTTGTGTTCTTTGTAAACGCTCAAAATCCCGTCAGTGCTCTTTCCATAACTGACATTCAAGGAATTTATTCTGGGAAGATTAAAAACTGGAGGGACCTTGGCGGACAAAACACCAAAATCAGAGCCTTTCAGCGCCCCGAAAATTCGGGCAGCCAAACAGCGCTGATCAAATTTATGGGCGATATTCCTCTTACAACACCTCCCCAAAAAAATGTTGCAACAGGCATGGGTGAAATAGTCCAAAGGGTTTCATCCTATAAAAATTACGATAACGCTATCGGCTACTCATTTTTATTTTTCGCCACTGAAATGGTAAATGACAATAAAATTAAGCTATTAGCCGTAAACGGAGTTGCTCCGACAAGGGAGAATGTCGCAAATGAAACGTATCCGTATGTCGCCGAGTTTTATGCGGTAACTGCCGGAACAAAGAATCCTAACGTGGAAAAGTTTATAGAATGGATCCGATCTGATCAGGGACAGTACCTTGTAGAAAAAACAGGATATACACCCCTGAGGAGCACTGACAAGAGCCCCTGA
- a CDS encoding ABC transporter ATP-binding protein, whose protein sequence is MLIVDRVSKSYRGTDVRGRNESVLKSVSLQVRDGDSVSLVGESGSGKSTLGRLILGLERPDSGRLTWNGQSVFARQYRKKELYQEIQPVFQDNSGCFNPRWKIRASLLEPMRNYLHPGGREMERQVKYLLELVGLSSSVLDKYPHELSGGQQKRVCIARAISIRPRFVLLDEAVSGLDATVMLKILRLLKNIQKEIGCSYLFITHDVKAAFFMSATLAVMQGGTIVETIENTTGPNDFSHPHSRTLMQNLFKEN, encoded by the coding sequence ATGCTAATCGTTGACCGCGTCAGCAAAAGCTACCGGGGAACCGATGTCCGGGGGCGCAACGAAAGTGTACTGAAATCCGTGTCTTTACAGGTGCGTGATGGGGATAGCGTATCCCTGGTTGGTGAAAGCGGCAGCGGAAAAAGTACGCTTGGAAGGCTGATTCTCGGACTGGAAAGGCCGGATTCCGGCCGCCTTACATGGAATGGGCAAAGCGTTTTTGCCCGGCAATACAGAAAAAAGGAGCTTTATCAAGAAATCCAGCCTGTTTTTCAAGACAATTCCGGCTGTTTCAATCCCCGTTGGAAGATTCGCGCAAGCCTGCTGGAACCAATGCGGAATTACCTGCATCCGGGGGGCCGGGAAATGGAGCGTCAAGTCAAATATCTGCTGGAATTAGTAGGCCTGTCCTCTTCTGTACTGGACAAGTATCCGCATGAACTATCCGGGGGACAGCAAAAACGAGTTTGTATCGCCCGGGCCATTTCCATCCGGCCGAGATTCGTTTTACTGGACGAGGCGGTGTCCGGCTTGGACGCTACGGTAATGCTGAAAATTCTGCGACTGCTCAAAAACATCCAAAAGGAAATCGGTTGTTCTTACCTTTTTATCACGCATGATGTGAAAGCCGCCTTTTTCATGTCGGCTACCCTGGCCGTTATGCAGGGTGGGACGATTGTAGAAACGATCGAAAATACCACCGGCCCCAATGATTTCTCCCACCCCCATTCCAGAACACTCATGCAAAACTTATTTAAGGAGAATTAG